From the Leptolyngbya sp. O-77 genome, one window contains:
- the recJ gene encoding single-stranded-DNA-specific exonuclease RecJ gives MAESAIWQLPPDESPPAEFVQAAAEYAPDGMATYAAQLLWQRGIRDSAALAGWLDPNCYAPTSPFAFGEEMQRAIARLKLAYERQEAIAIWGDFDADGITATAVLWEGLGQFFPQGDRLSYVIPNRLTESHGLTHSGIEQLAAAGVRLIVTCDTGSTSLAEIDHANRLGLDVIVTDHHTLLTQRPPVVAIVNPRSLPADHPLATLSGVAVAYKLVEALYETLPDVPTRPLDALLDLVAIGLIADLVELRGDCRYLAQRGIAQLQKNQDVATAPRPGVAMLLEFCKKAGDRPTDISFGLGPRINAISRIQGDARDGVELLTSRDESRCRQLAEAAELANTRRRALQQDLFKQVSARLSQMDLSTTGVIVLEDPQWPVGVLGLVAGQIAQEYGRPTLLLSSAAPLAASKPAASDASKSSPSSVKLARGSARSVNQIDLYDLMSSQQHLLSGFGGHPLAAGLSLPVENIPLFADGINRQLRQQVGISGAIAPPALPVDLIVTVGQLGKDLFQALKLLEPCGMGNPTPNLLIRQCRFENVRNENIRDFKQRKVRYIKTEFELVDETGQFPGVWWGHYRDEMPPGPCDAVVQMDFNPFRKRYEVRLMAVRPAAGEWAAAMPAEPDWLLDWRGQSELLAGAADAENVLVMTDCPTQWDDLRVWGRQARHDGKRLAIAYQLPPAIDPLESWQTLVGLAKYLSRTGQVATRSQLLRKLGLGDRPLRAGIQALQVLGMTVTALPNGLQFQWNPADLSTQSPTAAQVNQTIEAFLSAVEEEQFRRQYFATVPAATIRAIAA, from the coding sequence ATGGCTGAGTCGGCAATCTGGCAGCTTCCACCCGATGAGTCGCCGCCCGCCGAGTTTGTGCAGGCAGCGGCGGAGTATGCACCCGATGGCATGGCGACCTATGCTGCCCAGTTGCTTTGGCAGCGGGGTATTCGCGACTCAGCGGCGCTGGCGGGCTGGCTCGACCCCAATTGCTATGCGCCGACCAGCCCCTTTGCGTTTGGCGAAGAAATGCAGAGGGCGATCGCCCGTCTGAAGCTGGCCTACGAACGACAGGAGGCGATCGCCATTTGGGGAGATTTTGATGCCGATGGGATTACGGCGACGGCGGTGCTGTGGGAAGGGCTGGGACAGTTTTTCCCTCAGGGCGATCGTCTCTCCTATGTCATCCCCAATCGCCTGACAGAATCCCACGGGCTGACCCACAGCGGCATCGAGCAACTAGCGGCAGCAGGCGTTCGCCTGATTGTCACCTGCGACACGGGCAGCACCAGCCTGGCAGAGATTGACCATGCGAATCGCTTGGGGCTGGACGTGATTGTGACGGATCACCACACGCTGCTGACCCAGCGTCCGCCTGTGGTGGCCATTGTCAATCCCCGCAGCCTGCCTGCGGATCATCCCCTCGCAACCCTTTCGGGCGTTGCCGTTGCCTACAAACTGGTGGAGGCGCTATACGAAACCCTGCCCGACGTGCCGACGCGCCCGCTGGATGCCCTGCTGGATCTGGTGGCGATTGGGCTAATTGCTGACCTGGTGGAACTGCGGGGCGACTGCCGCTATCTGGCGCAGCGGGGCATTGCTCAGCTTCAGAAAAATCAGGATGTGGCAACGGCTCCGCGCCCCGGCGTGGCGATGCTGCTGGAATTTTGCAAAAAGGCGGGCGATCGCCCTACTGATATTTCCTTCGGGCTGGGGCCGCGCATCAACGCCATCAGCCGCATCCAGGGCGATGCCCGCGATGGCGTGGAGCTATTGACCAGCCGCGACGAGAGCCGCTGTCGCCAGCTTGCCGAAGCAGCAGAACTGGCAAACACTCGCCGCCGCGCCCTCCAGCAAGATCTGTTCAAACAAGTCTCGGCGCGGCTGAGCCAGATGGATTTGTCTACGACTGGCGTAATTGTGCTAGAAGATCCGCAGTGGCCAGTGGGCGTTCTAGGACTGGTAGCGGGGCAAATTGCTCAGGAATATGGCCGTCCAACCCTTTTGCTCAGCAGCGCCGCACCATTGGCAGCTTCCAAACCCGCTGCATCGGATGCCTCCAAGTCTTCGCCCAGTAGCGTCAAGCTGGCACGAGGCTCTGCCCGCTCTGTGAACCAGATTGATCTCTACGACCTGATGAGCAGTCAGCAGCACTTGCTCAGTGGGTTTGGCGGGCATCCCTTGGCGGCGGGGCTGAGTCTGCCTGTGGAAAACATTCCGCTGTTTGCGGATGGCATCAATCGGCAACTCCGGCAGCAGGTGGGGATATCGGGGGCGATTGCCCCGCCTGCGCTCCCGGTTGATCTGATCGTGACCGTGGGCCAGTTGGGAAAAGACTTGTTCCAAGCGCTGAAACTGCTGGAACCCTGCGGCATGGGCAACCCCACACCCAACCTGCTGATTCGCCAGTGCCGTTTTGAAAATGTCCGCAATGAAAATATCCGCGATTTCAAGCAGCGCAAGGTGCGTTACATCAAAACCGAGTTTGAGCTTGTGGATGAAACCGGGCAATTTCCTGGCGTGTGGTGGGGGCACTATCGCGACGAGATGCCGCCGGGGCCGTGCGATGCGGTGGTGCAGATGGATTTCAACCCGTTTCGCAAGCGCTACGAGGTGCGGCTGATGGCGGTTCGGCCGGCGGCGGGCGAGTGGGCTGCGGCCATGCCTGCTGAGCCAGACTGGCTGCTGGACTGGCGCGGGCAGTCCGAACTTCTGGCAGGCGCGGCCGACGCAGAAAACGTGCTGGTGATGACCGACTGCCCGACCCAGTGGGACGATCTGCGCGTGTGGGGACGACAGGCCCGGCACGACGGCAAACGGCTGGCGATCGCCTACCAGCTTCCCCCTGCTATCGACCCGCTAGAATCCTGGCAAACCCTGGTGGGACTGGCAAAGTATCTCAGCCGCACAGGGCAAGTCGCAACGCGATCGCAGCTTTTACGAAAACTGGGGCTGGGCGATCGCCCGCTGAGAGCCGGAATTCAGGCATTGCAGGTGCTGGGAATGACGGTCACAGCCCTCCCCAATGGGCTGCAATTTCAGTGGAATCCAGCCGATTTGTCCACCCAATCGCCGACAGCGGCCCAGGTGAATCAGACCATTGAGGCGTTTCTCTCGGCGGTTGAAGAAGAACAATTTCGGCGACAGTACTTTGCGACTGTGCCTGCTGCAACGATTCGGGCGATCGCCGCTTAA
- the larC gene encoding nickel pincer cofactor biosynthesis protein LarC produces the protein MTKIAYLDCPTGIAGDMCLGALIHAGLPLEYLETQLQRLGISHEYTLRVETVQRNGQSATKLHVDLSALPDPEALAHQEPGVDVHSTFRRAYSQSHSNDLTHQGIYQNAVELHSETHSDLHSHQSHVHTHESDSSDDSAKHFHPHSHNHSVAHTDSIDGVRNAIDESEHPSHDLAPHHHAGTRHLADLEQLILAAGLPPRAEAWSLAVFRQLAIAESAVHGIPIESVHFHEVGATDAIVDIVGTCLGLDWLGIEHLYCSAMPTGGGTIWAAHGRLPVPSPAVLKLWELRQVPIYSNGIERELVTPTGAAIATTLAASFGPPPPMTLTRVGLGAGGRDLPIPNILRLWIGELSELGAGSFAYRQTVAHTIPSGIHLPQSAKAVTPAAQGANTQVTVLETQIDDANPQAIAYTLETLLAAGALDVFTQPVTMKKSRLGTLLTVICPIDLAEICKAVLFRETTTLGIRESVQQRTLLDREFQTVETEFGEVPIKLGKHPVSGELLNVQPEYEDCAKIARDRQVSWSDVHRAALRAWENRNPKPQLRAESAH, from the coding sequence ATGACCAAGATTGCGTATCTAGACTGCCCGACGGGCATCGCCGGAGATATGTGCCTGGGGGCGCTGATTCACGCAGGGTTGCCGCTGGAGTATTTGGAAACGCAGCTTCAGCGATTGGGCATTTCCCATGAATATACACTGCGAGTCGAAACCGTGCAGCGAAATGGGCAATCGGCAACAAAACTGCACGTTGACCTAAGCGCATTGCCTGATCCGGAAGCGCTGGCGCACCAAGAGCCAGGAGTCGATGTTCATTCAACCTTTCGGCGTGCCTATTCTCAATCTCATTCTAATGACTTGACTCATCAAGGCATTTATCAAAATGCAGTCGAGCTGCATTCAGAAACGCATTCGGATTTACATTCTCATCAGAGTCATGTTCATACGCATGAGTCTGATTCTTCCGATGATTCTGCAAAGCATTTTCATCCGCATTCGCACAACCATTCGGTTGCTCATACCGATTCTATAGATGGTGTCAGGAATGCGATTGATGAATCTGAGCATCCGTCTCATGATCTTGCCCCACACCATCACGCAGGAACTCGGCATCTGGCAGACCTCGAGCAGTTGATCTTGGCAGCGGGATTGCCGCCTCGGGCCGAAGCGTGGAGTTTGGCGGTGTTTCGACAGTTGGCGATCGCCGAAAGTGCGGTTCACGGGATTCCGATCGAGTCCGTCCATTTCCACGAAGTCGGAGCGACAGATGCCATTGTAGATATCGTGGGAACCTGCTTGGGGTTGGACTGGCTGGGCATTGAGCATTTGTATTGCTCGGCGATGCCGACCGGCGGCGGCACCATCTGGGCAGCGCATGGGCGGCTCCCGGTGCCTTCGCCTGCGGTGCTGAAGCTGTGGGAACTGCGGCAGGTGCCAATCTACAGCAACGGCATTGAGCGAGAATTGGTCACACCCACCGGGGCGGCGATCGCCACGACCCTGGCAGCCAGTTTTGGCCCGCCACCCCCGATGACGCTGACCCGCGTGGGGCTGGGCGCGGGCGGGCGCGATCTGCCGATTCCCAATATTCTGCGGCTGTGGATTGGGGAATTATCGGAACTGGGGGCGGGTAGCTTTGCCTATCGACAGACGGTGGCCCACACCATTCCGTCAGGGATTCACTTACCCCAGTCTGCTAAAGCAGTAACGCCTGCTGCTCAGGGAGCCAATACCCAGGTGACGGTTCTGGAGACGCAGATTGATGATGCAAACCCACAGGCGATCGCCTACACGCTAGAAACACTGCTGGCGGCGGGAGCGCTGGACGTGTTTACGCAGCCTGTCACCATGAAAAAATCGCGCCTGGGCACGCTGCTGACGGTAATTTGCCCGATTGATCTGGCCGAAATTTGCAAAGCCGTCTTGTTTCGCGAAACAACGACGCTGGGCATCCGCGAGTCAGTGCAGCAGCGAACCCTGCTCGATCGAGAATTTCAGACGGTCGAGACGGAATTTGGAGAAGTCCCAATAAAGCTGGGGAAGCATCCCGTTAGCGGAGAACTGCTCAACGTCCAGCCGGAGTATGAAGATTGTGCCAAAATCGCCCGCGATCGCCAAGTTTCCTGGAGCGATGTGCATCGAGCCGCCTTACGCGCCTGGGAGAATCGGAACCCAAAGCCCCAACTCCGGGCAGAGAGCGCCCACTAG
- a CDS encoding ParM/StbA family protein, whose product MTTGTRARRASKPPAISPSGTRTLALDAGNYDLKFFDGNGHPKAIRSVRYHLPSGRDAVSYSDASPLIELPDGTRVHFGAQAYKYRRQQQTVVENKVELSRLHLYACLEPFNGSTEFTLQVYASTPEPAKNRDAIREQLIGMHEFKRNGLDYRVMVESVEVEREGMGAYHYARQLGMIPDAGFTIVVDIGGGTWLTRLVDAEGEVIDENVMDRGGAYELAASISFDKRLTSALGTSADPSIVMDGFRAGHTYADTELTWAPWLEEHLDPWFKGIFQTVRSQYNPYMPRVTRFLVTGGSTHLIAERLQGRKLFAVMGDPQFANVRGLYSMSMDQQLCMTTK is encoded by the coding sequence ATGACTACAGGTACCAGAGCAAGGCGGGCAAGTAAACCCCCTGCAATCTCTCCAAGCGGCACGCGCACCCTGGCGCTGGATGCAGGCAACTATGATCTCAAATTTTTCGACGGCAACGGTCATCCCAAGGCGATTCGCTCGGTGCGCTATCATCTGCCGTCGGGGCGCGATGCCGTCAGCTATTCCGACGCTTCGCCGCTGATCGAGCTGCCTGATGGCACCCGCGTCCACTTTGGCGCACAGGCCTATAAATATCGCCGCCAGCAGCAGACCGTTGTAGAAAATAAGGTGGAACTCTCGCGCCTGCATCTCTACGCCTGTTTGGAACCGTTTAATGGCAGCACCGAGTTTACCTTACAGGTCTACGCCTCCACGCCAGAACCCGCCAAAAACCGAGACGCGATTCGAGAGCAACTCATCGGGATGCACGAATTCAAGCGCAACGGGCTGGACTATCGCGTCATGGTGGAAAGCGTGGAGGTGGAGCGCGAAGGCATGGGCGCGTATCACTACGCACGGCAACTGGGGATGATTCCCGATGCAGGCTTTACCATTGTCGTCGATATTGGCGGCGGCACTTGGCTAACGCGGCTGGTAGATGCCGAGGGCGAAGTGATCGATGAAAACGTCATGGATCGCGGTGGTGCATACGAACTGGCGGCTTCCATCAGCTTCGACAAGCGACTCACCTCGGCTTTGGGCACGAGCGCCGACCCCAGCATTGTAATGGACGGGTTTCGGGCTGGGCACACCTACGCCGACACAGAGCTAACGTGGGCCCCCTGGCTGGAGGAGCATCTCGACCCCTGGTTTAAGGGCATTTTCCAAACCGTGCGATCGCAATACAACCCCTATATGCCCCGCGTGACGCGCTTTTTGGTGACGGGCGGCAGTACTCACCTGATTGCCGAGCGGCTCCAGGGGCGCAAGCTCTTTGCCGTCATGGGCGACCCACAGTTTGCCAATGTTCGCGGTTTGTACTCGATGTCGATGGATCAACAGCTATGCATGACAACAAAGTAA
- the scpB gene encoding SMC-Scp complex subunit ScpB produces MSRLSSTIEAILYLKGQPLTLAKIAEYAGCDRPSAEEGLIELMTDYAQRDGALEVVETPEGYCLQLREAYQPLLQKLVPVDLGVGALRTLAAIALRGPLTLSDLVELRGSGAYQHVQELVELGFVRKRRKADSRSSWLQITDKFYQYFQLESLPQPFSNASSASANAVLPEA; encoded by the coding sequence ATGTCCCGACTGTCCAGCACAATTGAAGCCATTTTGTATCTGAAAGGGCAGCCGCTGACGCTGGCCAAAATTGCAGAATATGCCGGATGCGATCGCCCCAGTGCCGAGGAAGGGCTGATTGAGCTAATGACCGACTACGCCCAGCGCGACGGAGCACTAGAAGTGGTGGAAACGCCAGAGGGCTATTGTTTGCAGCTTCGCGAAGCCTATCAGCCGCTCTTGCAAAAGCTGGTGCCTGTGGATTTGGGCGTGGGCGCGTTGCGGACCCTGGCGGCGATCGCCCTGCGCGGCCCGCTGACGCTTTCGGATCTGGTCGAACTGCGCGGTTCCGGGGCCTACCAGCACGTCCAGGAATTGGTAGAGCTAGGGTTTGTCCGCAAGCGTCGCAAAGCTGATAGCCGCTCGTCTTGGCTGCAAATCACCGACAAGTTTTATCAATATTTTCAGCTAGAGTCGCTGCCACAACCCTTCAGCAACGCCTCCAGCGCTTCGGCAAATGCCGTGCTTCCCGAAGCCTGA